The following are encoded together in the Pedobacter steynii genome:
- a CDS encoding ATP-binding cassette domain-containing protein, which translates to MSQPVVHIAHFNLKYHHKPVLQDFSWVVNRNDNWLLCGASGSGKTSLAKAIAGLIPVHSGEININFNPESTLPAMVHYVANWYQFKDLEGASNFYYQQRYNSQVTVTTATVIAELEIYGKEHHLQFNEIQHILNALGFAALKNSPLIQLSSGEHKKLQLVKALWLKPQLLILDQPYNGLDTLSRKNFNGLLEEVSAAGTQLILISNETELPAVINRFAEIREGVLQEISFEDRTLDVVEEIVKPVPAFLSNEVSTTSSHVVKMIDVNISYSGKQVLKNINWEVNSGDKWLLQGYNGSGKSTLLSLIAGDHPQAYSNNFYLFGNKRGTGESIWEIKERIGLISPELHWYFDASATVWQSIASGFYDSSGLFCNPGATKHAQVDELISYFGLTEYKNRLMNELPLGKQRLTLLARTIIKNPEILILDEPCQGLDQQQTQHFNKLVDELCKNGTTLIYVGHFESQLPSCLEKRILLENGEVKSVEPMLQSI; encoded by the coding sequence ATGTCACAACCCGTCGTCCATATCGCCCACTTTAATCTAAAGTATCACCACAAACCGGTGTTACAGGATTTTAGCTGGGTAGTAAACCGTAATGACAACTGGTTGTTGTGCGGAGCAAGTGGTAGCGGAAAAACATCATTGGCCAAAGCAATTGCTGGCCTGATTCCTGTGCACAGCGGGGAGATCAATATCAATTTCAATCCCGAAAGCACATTACCGGCCATGGTACATTATGTGGCCAACTGGTATCAGTTTAAAGATCTTGAGGGTGCCTCAAATTTCTATTATCAGCAACGTTATAACAGTCAGGTTACGGTAACCACTGCTACCGTTATCGCTGAATTGGAGATTTATGGCAAAGAACACCACCTTCAGTTTAATGAAATTCAGCACATTTTAAATGCATTAGGCTTTGCAGCTTTAAAAAACTCTCCGCTGATTCAATTATCTAGTGGAGAACATAAAAAATTACAATTGGTGAAGGCCTTATGGTTAAAACCTCAATTGTTAATACTAGACCAACCCTATAATGGATTGGACACCCTTTCCCGCAAAAATTTTAATGGTTTACTCGAAGAGGTCTCTGCAGCCGGAACACAGTTGATTCTAATCAGCAATGAGACAGAATTGCCTGCTGTGATCAATCGTTTTGCAGAGATCAGGGAAGGTGTATTGCAGGAAATTTCCTTTGAGGATCGTACTTTGGATGTGGTGGAAGAAATCGTTAAACCTGTCCCTGCATTTCTGAGCAATGAGGTTTCAACAACCTCCAGCCATGTGGTCAAAATGATTGATGTGAACATCAGTTACAGTGGAAAACAGGTGTTAAAAAATATCAACTGGGAAGTAAATTCAGGAGATAAATGGCTGTTACAAGGCTATAACGGCTCAGGAAAATCAACCTTATTGAGTTTAATTGCCGGTGATCATCCACAGGCTTATTCCAATAACTTTTACCTGTTTGGCAATAAAAGAGGAACCGGTGAGAGCATTTGGGAAATCAAAGAGCGCATTGGTTTAATCTCACCTGAATTGCATTGGTATTTTGACGCCTCTGCTACGGTATGGCAAAGCATTGCTTCCGGATTTTACGACAGCTCAGGCTTGTTTTGCAATCCAGGTGCGACCAAGCACGCGCAGGTAGATGAACTGATTAGTTATTTCGGATTAACGGAATATAAAAACAGACTGATGAATGAGCTTCCTTTAGGCAAACAAAGGTTAACCTTACTGGCCCGGACCATTATCAAAAACCCGGAAATACTCATCCTTGATGAACCTTGTCAGGGTTTGGATCAGCAACAAACACAACATTTTAACAAGCTGGTAGATGAATTGTGTAAAAATGGAACCACCTTAATTTATGTGGGCCATTTTGAATCGCAACTCCCCAGCTGTTTAGAGAAAAGAATTTTATTAGAAAACGGAGAAGTAAAATCCGTTGAACCGATGTTACAAAGCATATAA